GCCCCTGGCGCTAGGTTCAGTGGCGAGGCCAATCGCCGCTACACGCGACTCGTCTGCGAAGGGACGCCGGTCGAAAGCGATTGTGAAACAGCGCTGGAAAGCATGCAGTTGGCCGTCAGTCTGACGCATTAAGCATGCGCTCTGCGTGTCGCACAGACAGATGGCGCTGGCGGCGCAGATCATCCTTGCGTTCGTTGACGAATCATCCGCACCCTCAATGTGAGACGCACGCTTCATGACTGTGGAAAGCCAGCAGGATCTCGAGGGGATTCTTCGCGCGGGGCGCGTTGTCGCTATCGTCCGCGATGCGATGCTGCAAGCGATTGAGCCCGGGATAACGACCGCTGAACTCGACGAAATCGGCGCTAAGTTGCTCGAGCACCAGGGAGCGAAATCTGCCCCTCGTGTGACTTACAATTTTCCAGGCGCAACCTGCATCAGTGTGAATGAAGAAGCGGCGCATGGCATTCCAGGCCCACGAAAAATCGAAGCGGGCGATATCGTCAACGTCGATGTTTCCGCCGAACTGAACGGCTATTTTGCTGATACCGGTGGCACGGTCGTGGTTCCGCCACGGGCCACGGTGAAGTCTCGTTTGTGCCGGGCCACGCAATTGGCGCTCGAGCATGCTTTGGCTGAAGTTCGCGCAGGTGCTCCGATCAACCGGATCGGAAAAGCGATCGAGCGGACCGCAGAATCGCACCATTTTAAGGTGATCAAGAATCTGGCCGGTCATGGCATCGGCCGCAGTTTGCACGAAGAGCCGACAGGGATCGTCAGCTACTTCGATCGCCGCGATACCCGCCGATTACAGCTCGGTCAGGTGCTTGCGATCGAGCCGTTTTTGTCGACGCAAAGTTCGCACGTGCGCGAAGCTCAGGATGGCTGGACCCTCGTCGGACATCCGGCCAATCTTTCGGCGCAGTTCGAGCACACCGTGATCGTCACCCGGGGTGCACCGATCGTGGCCACCCTCGCAGAAACAGCCAGTTGCTAACGCTGCGCTACTATTCGCGACCCCGATGGCTTCCGGCGAGAATCGGCAGCGACGTGAGCAAATAATAGGGACGTGGCG
This window of the Pirellula staleyi DSM 6068 genome carries:
- the map gene encoding type I methionyl aminopeptidase → MTVESQQDLEGILRAGRVVAIVRDAMLQAIEPGITTAELDEIGAKLLEHQGAKSAPRVTYNFPGATCISVNEEAAHGIPGPRKIEAGDIVNVDVSAELNGYFADTGGTVVVPPRATVKSRLCRATQLALEHALAEVRAGAPINRIGKAIERTAESHHFKVIKNLAGHGIGRSLHEEPTGIVSYFDRRDTRRLQLGQVLAIEPFLSTQSSHVREAQDGWTLVGHPANLSAQFEHTVIVTRGAPIVATLAETASC